One Lujinxingia sediminis DNA window includes the following coding sequences:
- a CDS encoding transglycosylase SLT domain-containing protein — protein MNDLRTTLTRALLMSALLWGISSVASAQEAPDAAADALEQVTEEPGDDARQAAALRALQRAQQALDDGDADTSDVAEDDATIAEAGSAPPRQLVENKDESTDAVGTNVSDNAPAAAPDDAEELDASASSTAQADALDTPEPHGDSTDEDDAIFGAYDEPDESSQTERGGDADVPAELIEDAILDAELAAQAPLDADAHDQEAASDAPTQPAIGLDADQAARLRDFFARITDDESSWPRPAALRSLQAVSSRLLGGGGDYLVLTPYVPDPRWPQAMQLLVDNECNDALKLATDILGPPELHADGEPAVRYAFARIQMCTNARAQGLATMRQLAELPSAVGELARRALGHSRQQAVEDEAMALSSHIRQAEQRANDGEVDQALRDLYELRQELKQSWDQYQVRRAEARILERADRPLEAAQVWLGIYRMTRSWRSSDRIVGDVEDAMRRLDATIPFGDRIDRMRELIARGRYRHAHQVSRENAQLRRVAGSEVRGWTRYRQALQNERERKRESALEEFAEAERLVRDPAIRPRLYFGWARALRRMDRDSEAIALYQRLCEEYPTNALCPEALYEAGRLYQFKNKHEEARAHFFDLVGLHPFSSHVPDALWRTALSAYLQEDYDAAIPPLLDLVNHYGHIKDESELTLGLKARYWLGVNHLKAGRAEQARHWLQTTIDSGPLTWYGRLAVARLEQHELPAHVRLPTINLDAAEIANFATLRLPHNPRLEVGAELVRLSLYKDALAEVRRQQAVHPIPEGTVQLRAGLHLAVDEPNWAHWIMKSVIDERGPSLRNIRDWGFAFPVNYMELAHKYGDAYGVSPFLVQAIIRQESGFRPTVKSYAGAMGLMQLMPGTARYTSRTFLEEGSVSNNQILNPDTNVRLGTMYIRIHIAHAHDRPALALAGYNAGPAPLRSWMDRYGNREVDAWVESITYQEARGYVRKVMTSFITYQGLYGDGTLPDIPLQMPEELRPWGKIPEVEAAQSEPISMLLVF, from the coding sequence ATGAACGATCTGCGCACGACGTTGACGCGCGCTCTTTTGATGAGCGCTCTATTGTGGGGAATCTCCTCGGTCGCCTCGGCTCAAGAGGCACCCGACGCTGCGGCGGATGCCCTGGAGCAGGTCACCGAAGAACCCGGTGACGACGCGCGCCAGGCGGCCGCCCTGCGCGCCCTTCAACGCGCCCAACAGGCCCTCGACGACGGCGACGCAGACACCTCAGACGTCGCCGAAGACGACGCCACCATCGCCGAAGCGGGCAGCGCACCCCCTCGGCAACTCGTTGAAAACAAAGACGAATCCACCGACGCCGTCGGCACAAACGTCTCCGACAACGCCCCGGCGGCCGCGCCTGATGACGCCGAAGAGCTTGATGCCTCGGCATCTTCCACGGCCCAGGCCGACGCGCTCGACACGCCCGAGCCTCACGGCGACAGCACCGACGAAGACGACGCCATCTTCGGCGCCTACGACGAACCTGACGAGAGCTCTCAGACCGAGCGTGGTGGTGACGCCGACGTCCCCGCCGAGCTCATCGAAGACGCCATCCTCGACGCCGAGCTCGCCGCACAGGCTCCCCTCGACGCTGACGCGCACGACCAAGAAGCAGCGAGCGACGCCCCGACCCAGCCCGCCATCGGCCTTGATGCCGACCAGGCCGCGCGCCTGCGCGACTTCTTCGCCCGCATCACCGACGACGAGAGCTCCTGGCCTCGCCCCGCCGCGCTCCGCAGCCTTCAGGCTGTCTCCAGCCGTTTGCTCGGCGGCGGTGGCGACTACCTCGTGCTTACCCCCTATGTGCCCGACCCGCGCTGGCCTCAGGCCATGCAGCTGCTCGTCGACAATGAGTGCAACGATGCGCTCAAACTTGCCACCGACATCCTCGGCCCGCCTGAGCTGCACGCCGATGGCGAGCCGGCGGTGCGCTACGCCTTTGCCCGCATCCAGATGTGCACCAACGCCCGCGCTCAGGGGCTGGCCACCATGCGCCAGCTCGCTGAGCTTCCCTCCGCCGTCGGTGAGCTCGCCCGCCGCGCGCTGGGCCACTCCCGTCAGCAGGCGGTCGAGGACGAGGCCATGGCCCTCTCCTCCCATATCCGCCAGGCCGAACAGCGCGCCAACGATGGCGAGGTCGACCAGGCGCTGCGCGATCTTTACGAGCTTCGCCAGGAGCTCAAGCAATCCTGGGATCAGTACCAGGTCCGCCGCGCCGAAGCCCGCATCCTTGAGCGCGCCGACCGCCCCCTGGAAGCCGCTCAGGTCTGGCTGGGCATCTACCGCATGACGCGCTCCTGGCGCAGCAGCGACCGCATCGTGGGCGATGTCGAAGACGCCATGCGCCGCCTCGACGCCACTATCCCCTTTGGCGACCGCATCGACCGCATGCGTGAGCTCATCGCTCGCGGGCGCTACCGCCACGCCCATCAGGTTTCCCGCGAAAACGCCCAACTTCGACGGGTCGCCGGCTCCGAGGTCCGCGGCTGGACCCGCTACCGTCAGGCCCTGCAAAACGAGCGCGAACGCAAGCGCGAGAGCGCCCTCGAAGAATTCGCCGAGGCCGAGCGCCTGGTGCGTGACCCGGCCATCCGCCCGCGCCTCTACTTCGGCTGGGCCCGCGCGCTACGCCGCATGGATCGCGACAGCGAGGCCATTGCCCTCTACCAGCGCCTCTGCGAAGAGTACCCCACCAACGCCCTCTGCCCCGAAGCGCTCTATGAGGCCGGACGCCTCTACCAGTTCAAAAACAAACACGAAGAGGCCCGCGCTCACTTCTTCGACCTGGTGGGCCTGCATCCCTTCAGCAGCCACGTCCCCGACGCCCTCTGGCGCACCGCGCTCAGCGCCTACCTTCAGGAAGATTACGACGCGGCCATTCCCCCGCTCCTCGATCTGGTCAACCACTACGGCCATATCAAAGACGAATCCGAGCTCACCCTGGGGCTGAAAGCCCGCTACTGGCTTGGCGTCAATCACCTCAAAGCCGGCCGCGCCGAACAGGCCCGCCACTGGTTGCAAACCACCATCGATTCGGGCCCGCTCACCTGGTACGGCCGCCTGGCCGTCGCCCGTCTGGAGCAGCATGAGCTCCCCGCCCACGTGCGCCTGCCCACCATCAACCTCGACGCCGCAGAGATCGCCAACTTCGCCACCCTGCGCCTTCCCCATAACCCGCGCCTGGAAGTCGGGGCCGAACTTGTGCGCCTCTCCCTCTACAAAGACGCTCTGGCCGAAGTTCGCCGCCAGCAAGCCGTACACCCCATCCCCGAAGGCACCGTACAGCTTCGCGCCGGCCTCCACCTCGCTGTCGATGAGCCCAACTGGGCCCACTGGATCATGAAGTCCGTGATCGACGAGCGCGGCCCCTCGCTTCGCAACATCCGCGACTGGGGCTTTGCCTTCCCGGTCAACTACATGGAGCTCGCCCACAAGTACGGCGACGCCTACGGCGTCTCTCCCTTCCTGGTGCAGGCGATTATCCGCCAGGAGAGCGGCTTCCGCCCCACCGTCAAAAGCTACGCCGGCGCGATGGGCCTGATGCAGCTGATGCCGGGCACCGCCCGCTACACCTCGCGCACCTTCCTGGAAGAGGGATCCGTCTCCAACAACCAGATCCTCAACCCCGACACCAACGTACGCCTGGGCACCATGTACATCCGCATTCATATCGCCCACGCCCACGACCGCCCTGCCCTGGCCCTGGCCGGCTACAACGCCGGCCCCGCACCGCTGCGCTCCTGGATGGATCGCTACGGCAACCGCGAGGTCGACGCCTGGGTCGAGTCCATCACCTACCAGGAAGCCCGCGGCTACGTGCGCAAGGTCATGACCAGCTTCATCACCTACCAGGGCCTCTACGGCGACGGCACCCTCCCCGACATCCCCCTGCAGATGCCCGAAGAGCTCCGCCCCTGGGGCAAAATCCCCGAGGTCGAAGCCGCCCAGAGCGAACCCATCTCCATGCTTTTGGTTTTTTAA
- a CDS encoding metallophosphoesterase family protein encodes MSDLRRFAVFGGVYNNFLSLEATLRDARALGCEAIFCLGDMGGFGPQPDRVFPLLRDVSDLFVMQGNYDHSIGNRLEDCACGYTDPRDNYYAQISYDYTLANTADAHKDWLRDLPTEFRHTWAGQRVLMAHGSPRQVNEFLWESMCPDAFLEHLLKSYEADVLFVTHTGIPWKRELEGGRQVINVGAIGRPANNGRTSVDYALVEVDAEGVRVDFREVAYDHEALAVVMREEGLPEPFVETILTGWWTTCLEVMPARERAAGVY; translated from the coding sequence GTGTCGGACCTGAGGCGTTTTGCAGTCTTTGGCGGGGTTTATAACAACTTTTTGAGCCTGGAAGCCACGTTGCGCGATGCGCGGGCGCTGGGCTGCGAGGCGATCTTTTGTCTGGGGGATATGGGCGGGTTTGGGCCGCAGCCTGACCGGGTGTTTCCGCTTTTGCGCGATGTGTCGGATCTTTTTGTGATGCAGGGCAACTACGATCATTCGATCGGCAACCGCCTGGAGGATTGCGCCTGCGGGTACACCGATCCGCGCGATAATTATTATGCGCAGATCAGCTACGACTACACCCTGGCCAACACGGCGGATGCGCATAAGGACTGGCTGCGCGACTTGCCCACCGAGTTTCGACACACCTGGGCCGGGCAGCGTGTGCTGATGGCGCACGGCTCGCCCAGGCAGGTCAACGAGTTTTTATGGGAGTCGATGTGCCCGGACGCTTTTCTGGAGCACCTGCTCAAGAGCTACGAGGCCGATGTGCTCTTTGTGACGCATACCGGGATCCCCTGGAAGCGGGAGCTTGAGGGGGGGCGTCAGGTGATCAACGTGGGGGCGATCGGAAGGCCGGCCAATAACGGGCGCACCAGCGTGGATTATGCGCTGGTGGAGGTCGACGCCGAAGGGGTGAGGGTGGACTTTCGGGAGGTCGCCTACGACCACGAGGCGTTGGCCGTGGTGATGCGCGAGGAGGGGCTTCCGGAGCCCTTTGTGGAGACGATCCTCACCGGGTGGTGGACCACCTGCCTGGAAGTGATGCCCGCCCGGGAGCGCGCCGCGGGTGTGTATTAA
- a CDS encoding MopE-related protein, whose protein sequence is MLKTLIVLLLSCSLAACADSDTAAPADTDPIRPSPDTGVEEDADEDVSPQEDTDPEPDTDTDTDPEPDTDPEPDTDPEPDTGPDPVCCTPGETSCVGGAEFIECVDNGNLCGQWTEAALCPGGASCSANACDVCVDNDDDGFGEGCLAGPDCDDSDASIHPGADELCDGIDNNCDGATDEGFNVGEACSVGLGACEGFGQLECRYDGTGTFCDALPSSGSTEVCDQQDNDCDGAVDEDNVCGGTNPDPDPDPEPTSCTNDSYGTTNASSLSGVEFFSGGFEEMTLCPGEGYDWFYLGHLAAGERVQVELAYNPSTSSINFSLWAGSRQIKYGQGSNGLREIDHTLSSSDVQAATERITLQVYYSGSSSLPTGGIDYLIENVSP, encoded by the coding sequence ATGTTAAAAACCCTGATTGTTCTGCTCCTCTCCTGCAGCCTTGCCGCCTGCGCCGACAGCGACACCGCCGCCCCGGCCGATACCGACCCCATCCGGCCGAGCCCTGATACCGGCGTTGAAGAAGACGCTGACGAAGATGTCTCTCCTCAGGAAGACACCGACCCGGAGCCCGACACCGACACCGACACCGATCCGGAGCCCGACACCGACCCGGAGCCCGACACCGACCCGGAGCCCGACACCGGCCCGGATCCCGTCTGCTGCACCCCCGGGGAGACCTCCTGCGTGGGCGGCGCGGAGTTCATCGAGTGCGTGGATAACGGAAACCTCTGTGGCCAGTGGACCGAAGCCGCCCTCTGCCCCGGGGGCGCCTCCTGCTCGGCCAACGCCTGCGATGTCTGCGTCGACAACGACGACGATGGCTTTGGCGAGGGCTGCCTGGCCGGCCCGGACTGCGACGATTCCGACGCCAGCATCCACCCGGGTGCCGACGAGCTCTGCGACGGGATCGATAACAACTGCGACGGCGCCACCGACGAGGGCTTCAACGTTGGCGAGGCCTGCTCCGTGGGCCTGGGTGCCTGCGAAGGTTTTGGTCAGTTGGAGTGTCGCTACGACGGCACCGGCACCTTCTGCGACGCCCTGCCCTCTTCGGGCTCCACCGAGGTCTGCGACCAGCAGGACAACGACTGCGACGGCGCTGTCGACGAAGACAACGTCTGCGGCGGCACCAACCCTGACCCGGATCCGGACCCCGAACCCACCAGCTGCACCAACGACAGCTACGGCACCACCAACGCCAGCAGCCTCAGCGGTGTGGAGTTCTTCTCGGGCGGCTTTGAAGAGATGACCCTCTGCCCGGGCGAGGGCTACGACTGGTTCTACCTGGGCCACCTCGCTGCTGGCGAACGCGTGCAGGTCGAGCTGGCTTACAACCCGAGCACCTCGTCGATCAACTTCTCGCTCTGGGCAGGCTCTCGCCAGATCAAGTACGGCCAGGGCTCCAACGGACTGCGCGAGATCGACCACACCCTCAGCAGCTCTGACGTTCAGGCCGCCACCGAGCGGATCACCCTGCAGGTCTACTACAGCGGAAGCTCCTCGCTGCCGACCGGCGGCATCGACTACCTCATTGAGAACGTCTCCCCCTGA
- a CDS encoding PEGA domain-containing protein, producing MRPAHSPKVVYVLYALIALSLFSAGALLLNERDTLELLPQNEGADEFAAYHAPSEPSAERSTSSELLAEADLAPEPTSPEDFHAEDWELLTPVAEERTLEAPTPLEVGQRQRRLRPAHLTVITDFSRAQVTVNGLPYPAYSEDGENEGMVLPAGGPHRVVVDYSGNQRVYEIALRPNEARMLMVELTNYNGAPVASKSTAAPPKPQEKPEEPEAEDGQGRITVYSRPRGAVLVNGSDRGQQTPGTVDVEAGRHEVQVRYEDGEVSEKKVVRVREGSRIKLFFRQSK from the coding sequence ATGCGCCCTGCGCACTCCCCCAAAGTCGTCTACGTCCTCTACGCGCTGATCGCCCTGAGCCTCTTCTCGGCCGGCGCGCTGCTTCTGAACGAGCGCGACACCCTGGAGCTGCTGCCCCAAAACGAGGGTGCTGACGAGTTCGCTGCCTACCACGCCCCCTCCGAGCCTTCGGCTGAACGCTCCACCTCATCGGAGCTCCTCGCAGAAGCCGACCTCGCACCCGAGCCCACCTCACCGGAGGACTTCCACGCCGAAGACTGGGAGCTCCTTACGCCGGTCGCCGAGGAACGCACGCTCGAAGCTCCCACACCTCTGGAAGTCGGCCAGCGACAGCGCCGCCTGCGCCCGGCCCACCTCACCGTCATCACCGACTTCTCCAGGGCCCAGGTCACCGTCAACGGTCTGCCCTACCCGGCCTACTCCGAAGACGGCGAAAACGAAGGCATGGTCCTGCCCGCTGGCGGCCCCCACCGTGTGGTCGTCGACTACAGCGGCAACCAGCGCGTCTATGAGATCGCCCTTCGCCCCAACGAAGCACGCATGCTCATGGTCGAGCTCACCAACTACAACGGCGCCCCGGTCGCCTCCAAAAGCACCGCCGCGCCTCCCAAGCCTCAAGAAAAACCCGAAGAACCCGAGGCTGAAGACGGCCAGGGCCGCATCACCGTCTACTCGCGTCCCCGCGGCGCCGTGCTCGTCAACGGCTCCGATCGCGGCCAGCAGACCCCCGGCACCGTCGACGTCGAGGCCGGCCGCCACGAGGTCCAGGTCCGCTACGAAGACGGCGAAGTCAGCGAGAAGAAGGTCGTCCGCGTACGCGAAGGTTCCCGCATCAAGCTCTTCTTCCGACAGTCCAAATAA
- the acs gene encoding acetate--CoA ligase produces the protein MSRSEIESVLKEDRTFEPPAEFAGQANIDAAKLDALYAEAKSDPEGFWARMAREELVWEKPFEKTLSWEPPFARWFEGGELNMSVQCLDRHLTTSRKNKAAIIWEGEPGDKRTLTYQQLHAEVCRFANGLKRLGIGKGDRVAIYMPMVPELAIALLGCARIGAVHSVIFGGFSAAAIRDRVEDAEAKLVITADGGYRRGKVLPLKEQVDAALAEGCPTVEDVVVYKRCGNEVTWFENRDRWWHDVVNDESTHHEAEAFDAEHPLFILYTSGTTGTPKGVVHATAGYALWTKLTTRWIFDLKEEDTYWCTADIGWITGHSYIVYGPLQNGATSLMYEGAPNWPQPDRFWDIIERHAVNIFYTAPTAIRAFMKWGEQWVDRHDLSSLRLLGTVGEPINPEAWMWYHRTIGGERCPIVDTWWQTETGGILISPMPGVTPTKPGSGTRALPGIEVAVVDKDGNEVADNEGGFLVIKRPWPSMLRTVYKNEARFKAGYFGRFEGIYFAGDGARRDEDGYLWIMGRIDDVINVSGHRLGTMEIESALVSHPQVTEAAVVPRPDDIKGQAIVAFVTLEGGEPSDTLAHQLRSELSEHVVQEIGALARPAEIRFTDGLPKTRSGKIMRRLLADIAAGRQSGDTSTLEDASVLDKLRKDNE, from the coding sequence GTGTCGAGGTCTGAGATTGAGAGCGTTCTTAAGGAAGATCGTACGTTTGAGCCGCCGGCGGAGTTTGCGGGGCAGGCCAACATTGACGCGGCGAAGCTCGATGCGCTTTACGCCGAGGCGAAGTCTGATCCGGAGGGGTTCTGGGCGAGGATGGCCAGAGAGGAGCTGGTCTGGGAGAAGCCTTTTGAGAAGACGCTGAGCTGGGAGCCCCCCTTTGCGCGCTGGTTTGAGGGGGGGGAGCTCAATATGAGCGTGCAGTGCCTGGATCGGCATCTGACGACCTCGCGCAAGAATAAAGCGGCGATCATCTGGGAGGGGGAGCCCGGTGATAAGCGCACGCTGACCTATCAGCAGCTGCATGCCGAGGTGTGCCGCTTTGCCAACGGGCTTAAGCGTCTGGGGATTGGTAAGGGCGATCGGGTGGCGATTTATATGCCGATGGTTCCCGAGCTTGCGATTGCGCTGCTGGGATGTGCGCGTATCGGGGCGGTGCATTCGGTGATCTTTGGCGGTTTCTCAGCGGCGGCGATTCGCGACCGGGTGGAGGACGCCGAGGCCAAACTCGTGATCACTGCCGACGGGGGATATCGGCGTGGGAAGGTGCTTCCGCTCAAAGAGCAGGTCGATGCGGCCCTGGCCGAGGGCTGCCCCACGGTCGAAGACGTGGTGGTGTATAAGCGCTGCGGCAATGAGGTGACCTGGTTTGAGAACCGGGATCGCTGGTGGCATGACGTGGTCAATGATGAGTCGACCCATCATGAGGCGGAGGCTTTTGATGCGGAGCATCCGCTCTTCATCCTCTACACCAGCGGGACGACGGGGACGCCCAAGGGCGTGGTGCATGCGACGGCGGGTTATGCGCTGTGGACGAAGTTGACCACGCGCTGGATCTTCGATCTCAAAGAAGAAGATACCTACTGGTGCACGGCTGATATCGGGTGGATCACCGGGCATAGCTACATCGTGTACGGTCCTTTGCAGAATGGAGCGACGAGCCTGATGTATGAGGGGGCGCCGAACTGGCCGCAGCCCGACCGCTTCTGGGATATTATTGAGCGCCACGCGGTCAACATCTTCTACACCGCGCCCACGGCGATCCGCGCCTTCATGAAGTGGGGAGAGCAGTGGGTGGACCGCCACGACCTCTCCAGCCTGCGCCTTCTGGGGACGGTGGGCGAGCCCATCAACCCGGAGGCGTGGATGTGGTACCACCGCACGATTGGGGGGGAGCGCTGCCCGATCGTCGATACGTGGTGGCAGACGGAGACCGGCGGCATCCTCATCTCTCCGATGCCCGGGGTCACGCCCACAAAACCCGGAAGTGGCACGCGAGCGTTGCCGGGCATTGAAGTTGCGGTGGTCGACAAAGATGGCAACGAGGTGGCCGATAATGAGGGCGGCTTTCTGGTCATCAAGCGGCCCTGGCCCTCGATGCTTCGGACCGTCTACAAGAACGAGGCGCGCTTTAAGGCCGGGTATTTCGGGCGCTTTGAGGGCATCTACTTCGCCGGCGACGGCGCGCGTCGTGATGAAGACGGCTATCTCTGGATCATGGGGCGCATTGATGACGTCATCAACGTGAGCGGGCACCGCCTGGGCACGATGGAGATCGAGAGTGCGCTTGTGAGCCACCCGCAGGTCACCGAAGCGGCGGTTGTGCCCAGGCCGGATGATATCAAGGGGCAGGCCATCGTGGCCTTTGTGACGCTGGAGGGCGGGGAGCCCTCCGATACGCTGGCGCACCAGCTTCGCTCCGAGCTCAGTGAGCACGTCGTCCAGGAGATCGGGGCGCTGGCGCGGCCGGCGGAGATTCGTTTTACGGACGGCTTGCCCAAGACGCGAAGTGGGAAGATCATGAGGCGACTTCTGGCCGACATCGCCGCCGGTCGCCAGAGCGGGGATACCTCCACGTTGGAGGATGCCTCGGTGCTCGACAAGCTTCGCAAAGATAACGAGTAA
- a CDS encoding radical SAM protein, with product MIDVNLAIDRPPEGPAPLLELRHLDTLWLQVTGTLCNLACRHCFISCGPKNESHPFMALEEVQRAVESAAAMGVKEFYFTGGEPFMHPQIREMIALTLEHGPLSVLTNGVLIDEELASWLAGVFETSRYNFDVRVSLDGTTPEENDAIRGRHTFEKILGGAERLHEAGLNPVFTVTTCHAELAESAGRQRFFDLLAERGITRPRLKFLAPFKIGREERRGGAYEEFERLREGMLDEEARASLQCSSCRMVTAKGVYPCPILIEEEGARMGDTLEDAMGPIKLDHPACYTCFVEGVTCRT from the coding sequence ATGATCGACGTCAACCTGGCCATCGACCGGCCGCCGGAGGGGCCAGCGCCGCTGCTGGAGCTGCGCCACCTGGACACGCTCTGGCTGCAGGTCACCGGCACCCTGTGCAATCTGGCCTGTCGGCACTGCTTTATCTCGTGCGGCCCCAAAAATGAGAGCCACCCCTTTATGGCGCTTGAGGAGGTGCAGCGCGCGGTGGAGTCGGCGGCAGCGATGGGGGTTAAGGAGTTTTATTTCACCGGCGGGGAGCCTTTTATGCACCCGCAGATCCGCGAGATGATCGCGCTGACCCTGGAGCACGGGCCGCTGAGCGTGCTGACCAACGGGGTGCTCATCGATGAGGAGCTCGCTTCGTGGCTGGCCGGGGTTTTTGAGACGTCGCGCTATAACTTCGATGTGCGAGTCTCGCTCGATGGGACAACGCCCGAGGAAAATGACGCGATTCGCGGGCGGCACACCTTTGAGAAGATCTTAGGCGGGGCCGAGCGCCTGCACGAGGCCGGGCTTAACCCGGTGTTTACGGTCACCACCTGCCATGCGGAGCTTGCGGAGAGTGCCGGTCGTCAGCGTTTTTTCGACCTGCTGGCGGAGCGGGGCATCACCCGCCCGCGTCTCAAGTTTCTGGCACCCTTTAAGATCGGGCGAGAGGAGCGGCGAGGCGGGGCGTATGAGGAGTTCGAGCGGTTGAGGGAGGGGATGCTCGATGAGGAGGCGCGCGCCAGTCTGCAATGCTCCAGCTGCCGGATGGTGACGGCCAAAGGTGTTTATCCCTGCCCGATCCTCATTGAAGAGGAGGGCGCGCGCATGGGCGATACGCTCGAGGATGCGATGGGGCCGATTAAGCTCGACCACCCGGCCTGCTATACCTGTTTTGTGGAGGGCGTGACGTGTCGGACCTGA
- a CDS encoding AAA family ATPase, protein MSTTSSLSPHLRFMRELGALLRAPYALLHLETHEEERALDLIGRLAARDQRPIHTWSITCGFTPATNIGASASLADALLEVQQSAERGVFIFLDATRLLDAPHLRRLLRETERACARQGKTLIFVGPDPIEHPEFQKDLTPLSLPLPDREGIRKQLLAVFPPEHFPDLDVGALTAGALGLTQREAHRAFHRVRQQLLDARQTGQLLDLEDAILEEKRRLVGRSEVLEFHPLDAGLDNVGGLDALKDWLMERRAAFGEEARAFGLPAPKGLLLLGVQGCGKSLTARVIGRHWGLPLLRLDMGRVFDGRRSPEESLRSALKTCDALAPCVLWIDEIEKGFAQGSGDDGRASRVLGTLLTWQQERQTPVFVVATANSVESLPPEMLRKGRFDEIFFVDLPQPHERQEILSIHLARRQRAVEPETIAELAEICEHFSGAELEQVVISAMYAAFADGRDIDRDDLVYAARDTVPLYRTYEESIKALREWAHERARKASRTRRMLDFFSPA, encoded by the coding sequence ATGAGCACGACCTCTTCCCTGAGCCCCCACCTGCGCTTTATGCGCGAGCTGGGGGCTCTTTTGCGCGCGCCCTACGCTCTGCTCCACCTGGAAACCCACGAGGAGGAGCGCGCCCTCGATCTCATCGGCCGCCTGGCAGCCCGCGACCAACGCCCGATACACACCTGGTCGATCACCTGCGGGTTCACCCCGGCCACCAACATCGGGGCATCGGCCAGCCTGGCCGACGCCCTCCTGGAAGTGCAGCAGAGCGCCGAACGCGGCGTCTTTATCTTCCTCGACGCCACCCGACTGCTCGACGCCCCCCACCTGCGACGGCTGCTCCGCGAGACCGAGCGTGCCTGCGCCCGCCAGGGAAAAACACTGATCTTTGTGGGTCCCGACCCCATTGAGCACCCCGAGTTTCAGAAAGATCTCACCCCGCTCTCGTTGCCCCTGCCTGACCGTGAGGGCATCAGAAAACAACTTCTGGCGGTCTTCCCTCCCGAGCACTTCCCCGACCTTGATGTGGGCGCTCTCACCGCCGGCGCTCTCGGCCTGACCCAGCGCGAGGCCCACCGCGCTTTTCACCGTGTGCGCCAACAACTTCTCGACGCTCGCCAGACCGGCCAGCTGCTCGACCTCGAAGACGCCATCCTCGAAGAAAAACGCCGCCTGGTCGGCCGCAGCGAAGTCCTGGAGTTTCACCCCCTGGACGCCGGCCTCGACAACGTCGGTGGCCTCGATGCCCTCAAAGACTGGCTTATGGAGCGACGCGCCGCCTTCGGCGAAGAGGCCCGCGCCTTCGGCCTGCCTGCGCCGAAAGGTCTTTTACTGCTCGGCGTGCAGGGCTGTGGCAAAAGCCTCACCGCCCGGGTCATCGGCCGCCACTGGGGTCTTCCACTCCTGCGCCTGGATATGGGCCGCGTCTTCGACGGGCGACGCTCCCCCGAAGAATCCCTGCGCTCCGCGCTCAAAACCTGCGACGCCCTGGCCCCCTGCGTCCTGTGGATCGACGAGATCGAAAAAGGCTTCGCGCAGGGCTCCGGCGATGACGGCCGCGCCAGCCGCGTGCTCGGCACCCTCCTCACCTGGCAGCAGGAGCGCCAGACCCCGGTCTTCGTGGTGGCCACCGCCAACAGCGTCGAGAGCCTCCCGCCGGAGATGCTGCGAAAGGGCCGTTTTGACGAGATCTTCTTTGTCGATCTTCCCCAACCCCACGAACGCCAGGAGATCTTGAGCATTCACCTCGCTCGCCGCCAACGCGCCGTCGAGCCCGAGACGATCGCGGAGCTCGCCGAGATCTGCGAACACTTCTCCGGTGCCGAGCTCGAGCAGGTCGTCATCAGCGCGATGTACGCCGCCTTTGCCGACGGCCGCGACATCGACCGCGACGACCTCGTTTACGCCGCCCGCGACACCGTCCCCCTCTACCGCACCTATGAGGAGAGCATCAAAGCGCTGCGGGAATGGGCCCACGAGCGTGCCCGCAAAGCCTCCCGCACCCGGCGCATGCTCGACTTCTTCAGCCCGGCGTGA